The Phlebotomus papatasi isolate M1 chromosome 3, Ppap_2.1, whole genome shotgun sequence genomic sequence tcctttgaattaaATTATGTATATGCAAAACAATTCAAAATTAGTAGTTTGGAcatgaaaaactttttaatggacaaagtttttttctctgctattttattattcttttttattaataatgcactAAAGAATAATAAAGCAATTTTTCAGATTTGCGTATGATAAGGTATTTTTATGGATTCACTCAAAAAAAGAATCTTAGAAATAACAGGTAGAATATTCAGTCATGCAAAAATATCTTGGCATATTCTTATTCATATATCAATCTTTTTGAGATTACCACTccttttagtatgaaaattcaatAAGAACGACATTTTATCATTCCCACCGAGTTTCATCAAGAGATATCTCCTTATTGAGGGTCAGGATATAAAATATCCTGAATCTGGAGGCGACAAAGTGAGACTTTTGTCTCTGTGATATCCTTTTTAACTTTCCAGGTATGAGACATATAAAGCCACCCTGAAAAAGATACCAGCAACACGATTGTCTCGCCTCACAGAAGCTCTGGCAAATTACGATCCTGTCCTGAATGAGTACTTTTTCGACAGACATCCGGGAGTTTTTGCACAGATTCTCAATTACTACAGGTCAGTGTAttatatctctctctctcttaatTCTCATTTTCTGGTTGGATTCATACATTTCATAAAGTATGGTAGTTTGGGATATGAAAAAAAAGGTCAGCAAATTGTTATCCTTCTACCTTGGCTTTTATTCATCCAACAATTATCCGGAAAATTAACACAAAACACCAGAagatgagaaaattttcattattaatcAATTATCTTTGATATTACACACATAAATATCTAAAAACATGCTCCAGTGTTTGTTCATCTCTATGGAAATTTGTGGTTTTGCGCTTCAACATAATTCTCAGAACATAGTAAAATTCTCCAATTAGCTACAATACCATAAATGCCATAATGATGTGAAAATTGGTATTaatgaatgaaatgaataaacatTATTCAATGAATTGTTcgccaagaaaaaaatcattaacaatTCTCCTAATGGGCACACGAAGTGGAAAGAaaattagattattttttttgttggctTCAGATGAGAATTAATAACTTGGTTTAActtgtttaatttaattacattagGGTGAAATTGAGCTTTAGTAAGCTCAAACCTAAAGATTTATGGAAAACTTTCTTAAAGAATCTTAATTTACTGCACTTgctttttattagaaattacaCAGAAATATTCCAGATAGGGTTCACAAATGTAGTCTCAACTTCATGAATTTAAATCTCTTCAATGAATATCTTGAATTTTGTAAAGACTAGAAATGCAGGCAAAAAGGTGTGCATTTTCTGTTTAGAACGAAGAACATTCCTTCTATAGAAATCTTCAGCATTATATTTTCACTATTATGTTGACTTCGTTGAAGCAAATGCAAATTCCGCACCGGAATACTGGAGGAAGTCTTTAAGTCTATTAATCCTTTTAGAATCAAGATACAAATTACGAGAATTTTTCTGTAAATTCAGCTCGATGTGTGTTTTTTGGATAGATggtgaaaaattgcattttaagtcAGTGCAGTTAAGCCACTATGAAATAAAATGGTATGAGGTTTTTAGTTGACTTGCACTTTAATCAACTTTATTGCTTTTCACAGTTAAGATTGGGATTTAGTGAagatgaattgaattttctcatTCATTGGTTACATATTCCTCAGAACGGGGAAGCTGCATTACCCAACTGATGTGTGTGGACCACTTTTTGAGGAGGAGCTGGAGTTCTGGGGTCTTGACTCAAATCAGGTGGAACCGTGCTGTTGGTCGACGTACAGCATCCATCGAGACACACAGGTAGCACTTTTTCACACAATCTCAGACCAGATATTTCTTTTGCCAACGTATATGCAAGAACTTACGTTCAATCGactgtgaaaaatttaattttgttaatttgaaCAATAACACTTTAAGATACGTGATATAGGAACTCACACAGAGTTTATCTATACCCTATTAAAAAGCCTAGATAAGTTtttggtagctgagattctttacaggtgacctcgaaatgcgtgcaactcgaaatgagagaaaattctcaaaatgagaaaaaaatgagaaaaatatggctatttgaaaattcaatttttgacctctTATAGTTCGGGTCAGGAGGGTCGAGGGGccttatttgttttttaatggAAAGCTCTTAGCCTCAGCTATACCATACTAAAATATGATATctatcgatgccataggggctgagttattgaaaagacaaaatttgggggtattTCATTATCAACTTTTATAGCCACCTATCGACATTtaacttttgccaaaaaccgCTTGTTGATATCTCTTTTCGTTTTCTCTCCGAaagcgtttgtactccggacggAACGttacgggacgtccacgaaaatcgatttttggcacatatgatattcgtgatctatgagtatcaaaacgtgtaaatccaaaatttgggcccaatctgacgaggtcggatttcacctgtgaccacaaaagctaagattgtaaagaatttcagctaaaaacaaaatattaacgTACAATAAATGTCGAAAACCAAGTTTTGAATTATAAAATACAATAGAAGTTTTCACTGTATATAGAAGTGCAGAAACAAATAATTCtgacattttattaaatttatttttatgttaattttaacatatttcaaaagttctgtaaatttcaaaaCCCAAAGgcatatttttgacaaaatgtttttttttttcaaacgaaTAAAAGTTATTTGACTCAAGCTCTTGAGCATGTAgaagtataaaatttaaacaatatgttttaaagttgtaatttgaaaaattttaacatcCAGCCGATAAATAATAACCTAACTAATTTTTCTGCGGAGTTATTTTTCGGTGAACTTTTATTAATTgatcggttcaaattggttgtaaACCGTTatacttaaaaagaaattaaagtggGAAAACTCTATGAAATCCTTGAGCTCATGAACACTATTCTTTTCCTCATGAATTGAACTAATAAAGACTTTTAgataaattatgtgaaaatacttttgagatatagtaTCCAAGTCACGAATTTGAGAACTTtacaaaaagtaataaatacaaaacaaaaaacaagttacaaataaagaaaacttttcagtttttatgataattttaaattttaaatactaaaatacattaaattccCTTATTAATTACACCGCATATGCATTTTAAATGTGGAATTTTGTATCACGTTTTACAATGGATTTCATAGACAACACTGGCCATTTTGGACAAGCTGGACCTGGATAATGAGCAACCATCAGAAGATGCCATCTCTCGTTTATTTGGTTTCGAGGAAAGCGCGGAGTTGAATTGCTGGCAGCGGATCAAGCCCAAAGTATGGGCCATGTTTGATGAACCATCCAGCTCAACAGGTGCCAAGGTTCGCAGTTGGTCGCACGAGACCTCTCTTATTTGCCACGTTCTGAGAATCTCCCTTTGATGCTTTTGCTCACATTTCACCATGCCCTCTTCATTTTGCAGATAATTGCTTGCATTTCTGTGTTCTTCATATGCACGTCTGTGATATCGTTCTGCCTGAAAACCCATCCGGGATTTCGTGTAGAAATTCCAACACCCAACCCCTATACGAATATGACCCCCACACCCATAGTCAACTTAGAGGAGAATGCTATGGCATCTCTGGGGCCAGGCAATCGGAGTCGTTTCTTTGCCAATAAAACCACAATGTCTGAGGCGAGATACCCACCAACATTCTTTCACTGGAGACGCCTCAGCAAGGACGGCTGGCAGGATGGTCAGCCTCACTTAGCATTCTTCTACGTAGAGCTCGTGTGCAACGTGTGGTTTATTATTGAATTGGCCATACGTTTTGTGGTAAGCTATACTATTGGGAGATATCAGTATCAATAAAATGATACACACATTATCTGACACACTCATTCTTTAGGTGGCTCCCAATATCCTTCAATTCATCAGATCCCCTGTGAATATTATCGATCTGGCTGCCACACTCAGCTTCTACACGGATGTCGTTCAGCAGATGGGTGAACAAACTGGGCTTTTGGAGGCCTTTTCAATAATTCGAATTCTTCGGCTCTTTAAACTCACCCGCCATTCACCTGGCCTGCGAATCCTTATTCACACTTTTAAAGCCTCTGCCAAGGAGCTTACACTCCTCGTCTTCTTCCTAGTTCTCGGAATTGTGGTGTTTGCTAGTCTTGTCTACTACGCTGAGAAATTGCAGGTAAGATCCTATCGCTGTATCTGTTTTATTTTCTATCGTTTCCATTTAACCCAGGATGGTCTCTTGCGATAAGCAAAAGCCAGAATTGAATATAAATAAACAGAAAATGATGTTAgtgaaattcattcaattttcttcACATTTCCGACGGCAACGTTCCAAATGGATGGTTTATTTTAAGGGGCAAACAGCTAATATATTCTTAGGTCCAAAATGAATAAGTGAAGTTGTCAATTTTTTGGTAGGCTTggcataaaaattagtttagtttaattttgaaaaacaagaaaaaattacaataggtCTCGTCGGTCTCGTTCTTCGAACCAAAATCAACAGTTCCATTCTACACAATTCTATGATGtaacttttctaaatttgtataccgtcgttgcgggtgactttgcacgttttttcgctgtttttcaactttgccctctaaaagtggatagttaaagtgaagggaggggggtttttgagtaaaattatttgtattcagttgttaatgaatggattttgtgccactagcattaattttataaaatcttactatgtttaaaaaaatcaagaaaaaaggcttgcactggggataaggtgcgggtgactttgcactttttaataaatactaaaaaatcaacaatttatgataataaacgacaatgaagatcttcacatctaagggtaagatgcacgagatctacaagatgacatgatcgccatcttgatttgacgtttctgtccgccattttgaataactgtcaaaatctaaaacaggttcgattgggttgaaatttttgtatgttgtagctgatatcaagaccttttcagaacgtgtgtatgttccagtctacgtcaagtatttaccttgatacagaggctcaaagtttaaaaatttgaaatattcaaattttggcgatctttattttctaattctgaattttgaaacctaaacgaaatgcctcagtaaccattagaaatggttcaggcttttattttatatatttatttactcttacataattaaaaaaataaatgaaaagtgcatttatttatttttttttattttttcatctttgcaaaagtttttcagatcttcaaatagcatgctgttataaagaaaaacattacttttcttgttgtttgttatttagatctcatcgcctaacgataatactgccttttttgtgatggtttcgataaaagaagctctccgtagttctgtattaatgaaaatgtcaaaattttgaacttagagccccagtagccagacaatcgcttgacctaggtcggattttatatatgttctgaaaaggtcttgacatcagccagaacatactaaaatttcagctcaatcggataagttttttgttttgacagttattcaaaatggcggacagaatcgtcaaatcaagatggcgactacaccatcttgtagatctcggtcattttatcttaagttataaaaaaattggataatttttggccaaatacttctataataaagcttaaaaaAGTCCATTATAAGCAATTTtgtaatataaatcatgcgttcttaggaagactatagtgaaaaaaaggaatttactaaaaataatgaacaaaatcgaagtggattattctagccagataaatttagaatagatttgggcaatttacttctctgaaatcgattttggaattgcatcttcagataactttttcgcggagtcgttttttgacaaaatatctatactaggatttcattgactattactgaaactacaagaatcttTTTGAgaatcattgtaccttacttggtacttaacatatccctatatactttgacataatAGACCGGATCGGctaagactatcaataagtgctagaattgttcaaagtctcacgaacagcagagtgcaaagtcaccccccgagtgcaaagtcacccgcaacgacggtatgttattattttaaaagaaagttaaatttttacaaggggTAATGTTTGTGTAAGAGGAATGATGCAGGATATAGCTGTAACATGATCGTTAATTTCCAACTACAAGTCGAATACAATGCtacataatttattaatttcgcaTATGTTGTTCGCATGAAATATACagataaatgtaaaaaatataggggaatacaggcatggttcgcacacagtgaaccttcaaacgatgcgaatgttctctttgtttgcaaaaagcTGGTTTACTATTTCTCATTTCAAATCTCAAAATCGTGTCTCATGAGGTTGATAAATTTTACGTATGTTATGGTtaagaaatattgaactagctctttgtaaacaaagggAAACTTCGCTTAGTTTTAAGGtacactgtgtgcgaaccatgcttaCATTTCTCTACACTCCACAATAATCATATTTCAGTGCTTTCGGAGACTAAATATAAATcagagaaatttaaaattcatatgGTTTgcgtaaaattctaaaattcgaCATTTTCTGTTAGAACAAATATTCTTTGTAATCTCTATTCTTGATTCTACAATATACTTGTCTACACTATCTGGAGAATTGCTAATAAACGATAACATTTGGAAATCATGTCAATTTGCACCAAATTTTAACGATTGCTGTAAAATGGTCTCTTTCCGAAATTGAGAAGTACCTtgctcattattattattataaatagtGTCGAGacttaaaattaagtttgtcttgcCAAAAAACTGGCCTCGTCAATGGCTAGCGGACCTGCCATCATCAAATCCCCTACTTTGCATGAGACAGGGGACAGAGGACAAACACACAAATGGGGGGTTGGTTTGGATCACCTCACAGTCACATAGGATCACATTCGGAGAATCCCGATCGCCGTCTCTTGTCTCTCGAAAGCGCTACGCCGCTTCCAGAACAATTGAGTGTCTTCCATGTCTTTCAGTCTTGGTCATCACCAGGAGGAAGGCATTTCcttaattcaataaaatctgGTGGATAGGATTCCTTCCACAGGACTATGTCTAGCCTCCTCCGGAGATTGGTCAAGTGGCTTGacagagtggcaaaagctcCCGCGTgacttcagccttgctcttgGTTTTTGTGATTATGGAAAAGACGCTTCGGTTTAGAAAGAACCTTGGTCTTCTCTCCACTGGAGATGATTTTTCTCCTCACTCGTGGTGGAGCAATTCCTGCTAAATAGAGATTGCCCACCGGAGTGCTTTTTTTAAGCATCCTGTTATAATACGGGCGGTGTCGTTATGAGccttgcttaaaaaaatatcgatttagGTAACCATTTTTATCAGTTATTTACCCCCTGAGTTTCAAGGGTAACAACATTGCTTATAGCTTCTTGGTTCTACCTCTTTTCCCAATGAGGTTTTTAACACCAGAAAGAAACAATTTCTATTTAACCATTATATCTCTTGCGAaagtataaaattatttatgttcTTACCTAATTTGCATGATTTATTGATTTCTTGGGCAATACCTCAggtgataaaattaatttattcttaCACCCTTCTAGTCCGTGGTTAAGCTAAATTAATGACTTTGCCGAGAAAATTTCTTAGATAGAACGTGATGCATTCGATGAGGTAGAGTGGTAAGCCTGGTTTATAAACTTTCGATACCTATCAACAAATTTGTCCTTCCATTTATGAACAATACTTTATGCATGTTATACTCGATGTTAAACAAACTTTTACAGCTATTCCGCagtattttcttgtttttataaagaaattctGTAAGTCAATATATGTTTATATGTATGTGGATTTGTATATCACTTTTCGCATAACGAAGATGAATGACATAAAGTTATTTGATGGTGAAGTAAAATAATACCACATATCCCGAAGTTTATGAAAAGTACCACAAAAGTTTTAGggggaaataaatattttcttacgaaaactttgaaaaattaattttggtttCCTTTGagttttgaaattgaattgaacccGGAATGTCCTGATGATTTGGACCAATGTAATATAAATTCTCAAAACTTACTTATTAGCCTAGTTCCTTATCTAAAATCTttcaaaactaattaaaaagtaaaaatttaaaacccaTTCCAGTATTTGAAGATTCTTTACAagcatttttgtaaaaattcatGGTTTAATTCAGAAATTATTGTCATACAAGACAAACCTTTTTCTTTGATCTTGGACATGTCGTGGGAGACAATAAATGGAGTCAGTGGCGAATTTGGACACAAgtgaacaataaataaaaatcaagatAGAAACGAAAGTCTTTTGATGAATTCAACTATAAAAAGAAACGCAAGAACTCTCTTCCCCGTTTTAACGGGAGAGATGGTCATCAACGACTCGAAGTTTATATCTCTGGCTATTTGGTCTATAATTTGGTAAGAGTGATGAGCAAAACAATACACGAATAAAGATTATCAAATCATACAACTAttgttttttgactttttaagaATTGATAAACTGTGGCCATGGTATAATAATCGGTAATTAAAAATCGATGAATTCAAAAACGTATTTGCCCAATTTTGGATCGgaccaataaaatgaaataaaatcctATTGCATTAAGGGGGAAGTCTAAATTACAATGTCAAAAATGGtctaaatttttttcattgttgaaatttatagataaactatctaagaatataccataaaaatGTCAGAAGccactttgaaatattttcggTGATATAGGGTCGAAAGCAAATGAGCATCGAGAAGATTTGCAAGGATCCGGGCGAACATCTGAAATTTTTAAGACcgttttctccacttctcattttgACAGTTCTTTCGAATGAGCGGAAAAGATAAAGAAATAACTTGTTAGAACCTAAT encodes the following:
- the LOC129805329 gene encoding potassium voltage-gated channel protein Shaw-like, with protein sequence MDGENRIILNVGGIRYETYKATLKKIPATRLSRLTEALANYDPVLNEYFFDRHPGVFAQILNYYRTGKLHYPTDVCGPLFEEELEFWGLDSNQVEPCCWSTYSIHRDTQTTLAILDKLDLDNEQPSEDAISRLFGFEESAELNCWQRIKPKVWAMFDEPSSSTGAKIIACISVFFICTSVISFCLKTHPGFRVEIPTPNPYTNMTPTPIVNLEENAMASLGPGNRSRFFANKTTMSEARYPPTFFHWRRLSKDGWQDGQPHLAFFYVELVCNVWFIIELAIRFVVAPNILQFIRSPVNIIDLAATLSFYTDVVQQMGEQTGLLEAFSIIRILRLFKLTRHSPGLRILIHTFKASAKELTLLVFFLVLGIVVFASLVYYAEKLQDNPDNQFKSIPLGLWWAIVTMTTVGYGDMAPKTYVGMFVGALCALAGVLTIALPVPVIVSNFSMFYSHTQARSKLPKRRRRVLPVEQPRRKRDIAPATNRRMNAMKHQHASHTHPAIFKDAFGGAKIGHVDTVNIIGLSLQSPSVPGLAVMRPLLLPNRQGDFLTVPTLQTLQPRAATTGNVDLLLPLQPKLLANLERREMPTSREEIQLREQPKVILHRDDIPYVDVGNENPTCD